A stretch of DNA from Eschrichtius robustus isolate mEscRob2 chromosome 12, mEscRob2.pri, whole genome shotgun sequence:
AGACCACCTACCACAGTCACGGCCCTGGGAGGTACGGTCCTCCGACATACACATCTCTTTGGGCTGCCCACGTGGGGTCCCCTCTCCTTAAACTTGTAGGTAATGTTCATTCTACTTCCTCTCACCTGCACAAATGGTGCAGTTTGTCCCCAGAATCCCACAGACACCTCTGGGGAGGTGGGGCATAGGTGGGAACAGCTCAAAACCCTCCCCATCATTTCCTCCTGGCCCAGCCAGACACCTCCCTGTGTTGCCGCAGTCCCGGGCTCACCTGTAAATCAGTACCTCATCGTCGGAGCAGTTGTACTGCAGCTGGTACATCTTCACCCGGGGGGCGGACTTGCTGACCGACCACTTGACCAGGGCCGAGGTGGTGGTCACATCGGACACCAGCACAGCCCGTTCCGGGGGGCTTTTGGGAGGCTCCCCGCCCCCACTACCTCCACCTCCCCGGCTGGTCTTGCTGGAGCCAGTGATGTCCGAGAGGCGGGACTTGGGGGACGCCGTGCGGCTGGTGCTATTGCTGAGGTGTGGCAGCTGGACAATGGAGACCTCCACTGTGGCCGTGGCCTCCCCGGCGGCGTTGGCAGCGATGCAGGTGAAGGCGCCGCTGTCCTGAGACGTGGTGATGAGGATGTCCAGGGTGCCGTTGTCATACACGGCAGTCCTGGAGGAGTTCCCCACCAGGCGGTCATCGGGGGCCACCCAGTGGATGAGGGGGCTGGGGTCCCCCATGGCCTTGCACTTGAGTGTGGCCGCCTGGCCCTCCAGGACCAGCAGCTTGTGCGTGTGCTGGGTGATGAGAGGCGGTTCGCACACAAACTCCTCCTCGCGCACGTGCCAGAAGTAGCGGCCCTTGAGGCCCCCCGGGGAGCCACAAGTCTCCAGGTCATCGTCCCGCTCGAGCCTCCGCAGCCAGAGAAGCTCGCAGTTACAGTGCAGTGGGTTTCCCCCAAAACTAAAGGACAGGGGTGGAGCGAAGGGCGTGGCCGTCAGGGCAGAGGCCTGGGAGTGGGCGAAGATGGGGTCCGGGGGCAGCTTCTGCAGCCGGTTGGAGGTGAGGTCCAGGCGGGCCAGTTTCTGCAGGTCGGCGAAGGTGCCCTCGGTGATGTGGTCCAGCAGGTTGTGGTCCAGGCTCAGCTGGTGCAGGTTGACCATGCGCCGCACGGAGCCCCAGGGCAGGCCGTGGAGGTTGTTGTAGGAGAGGTCCAGATCCTCCAGCGTCAGCAGGAAGTCCTCGAAGGCCTCGTCTGCGATGCCTCCCAGCTGGTTGTTGTTCACAATGAGGTGCTGCAGGTTGACCAGGCCCCGCAGCGTGTCCTCCCCGAGGCTGGGCAGCCGGTTGCTGTCAAGGTGCAGGGAGCGCAGGCTCTCGAGGTCCAGGAAGGAGAAGGGCTGGATGTGGCTGATGGTGTTCCTGGACAGTGTCAGGTCCACCAGCCCCGTCATGTTGGCGAAGTCCTGGCGGCCGATGTGGATGATAAAGTTGCCGCCCAGACGCAGCTCCACCGTCCGCCGGTCGATGTCAGGGGGTACGAAGAGCAGCCCCTTGGAGGGGCACAGGGTCCCCAGTGACTCAGACAGGTTCTGGCAGACACAGTACTTGGGGCAGGCGTCGACCACGGCAAACGCCATGCCAAACGCCAGCAGGCCACCAAGCAGGGTCTCCATGGTCTGGTCACTCAGGCCGCGGCGCCTGGAAGGGAGGGACACAAAGTCAGGGTCAGGAGGCGACTTCCTAAAGCCCTGGCCCAGAGCTTCCTCCCTCACACCCACCCCCTGCCTTGGGGAGCAGTAGAGTAGCATCTGCTCACGCAGGTGTAATCTCTTCAACCAGTCCCTCCAATACAattctactttttcctttctccttagcTCTTATCACCTTGGAACAGACTATTTAATTACTTATTAATTATGTTTATGGAATATTTTCTATCTCCCTCACTAGAATgtcagttccatgagggcaggtacttttgtctattttgttaatTGCTATAACCTGcacatctagcacagtgcctggaacatagtagatgctcaataaatatttgttggatggatgcatggatggataaTTCCATACCAGTGGTTCATCTAATAATCATTGGAGTTGAAAAGTGTTTTATGGCTGTATTTTGAAGCGGTTTTGCCTTCTTAATTGGATTAGGCTCAGCATGAAATCAAATTGGACCAGCATTCCCTAAGAACAAGAACATGGACAAGGAGAGAGCTGTCCCTGGGAGATGCCAGGGTTAGTGGGGAACTGGCTTTGGGTAAGTTCTTCCCCATGGAGAATCCACATAGTGGGTGAATCTCTGGGAGTTCAGGGAGGTGAAgaagggggtgggatgggaagcCAAGGCATGGACTTCTTCTGAGCACTTAGTATGTGCTGGGTCCCCTGCCTGGACCTTCATATACATCACCTCATCTGGGCTTCAGGAACACCCTTCACAGGGAAGGGCTTATCTGTGTATATAAATGAGGACTTGTCCACGGCCTAAGAGCCTCCTTCAGGTCCTTATGCAAAAGTCACCTTCTCACCAAGGCCCTACCCTCTGTGCACATCCCTCTTCCTTGCTCTGCATTTTCTCCTTGGAATTGATCACTATTTAAGTTACTGTATGCTTCACCTACGTGTCTTGTTATTGTTTGTCTTCTGCACTGGCAAAAAAGCCCCAAACGGTTGGGGCTTATTTTTATTCACCACTGAATAAAAGGCCTATAGCACTGCCTGTCGCACAGTAGGTGCTTTTGTGAGAATGACTATCCAGGGAAGGAAGGAGCAGGGCTTTGGATCAGGTCTTTGAATCTCCAAATCTTACAGTTTCATCATTATTCCATGTGGCTCTATTTATGTAGTACTAAGAACATCAACTGAGTTGGACTTTTGGAAAATCATTGCACACTGGCTGTGTAGCATCACGCAGACCAACAGCTCTCGATTTGCCTTCTAGGAGTGCTAATTAGGGTTCTGCAAGCAAGGCTCCTAAGGCCACTGAATTGGGAAGCACAGCCCACTCTTGCTCACCCTTGCAAAAGCTCTCTATGCACTAGCAAGTTCGTAGAAGGGTTGAGAAATTCTGTGGCAGTAAAGAAATTTGAATTAATGTTTAATTCGGCATTGCTCCTTTTTTTAAGCTAAATATACTCCTATTTTTTTGCATAACAACTATTAATGCCTTGAGGAAGTAGAGCTCTATTGCTCCCAGTTTAAGGAGCACAGATGCAGACAAAACAACTAGCtgacaaaaaaaaagatacatagtaAATTTAAAAACCTATTCCAATCAGATATGACTTTATTGTGAAGATTTGAGTTCCATCATTGTGTCTCTTTAAGGGTAAATCTCCCACCTGAAATGCTTCAGGGTGAGATTTACTTTGCATTTTATCTGTAGTGAGTGTTATTCCTgaacagcactgtccaatagaaacatAATACGAGCCacgaatataattttaaattacatattaaattacatttaaattacaTGGCCatattaaaaaagtgaaaagaaacatgTGAAATCAATTTTGATCATGTATTTTACTTAACCCACtatatccaaaaaattatttcaacatgtaatcaatacaaACAATTATGAAGGAGATGTTCAACATTCTTTTAtttgtactaagtcttcaaaatccaagTGTATTTAACACTTAgagcacatttcaagtgctcaatagccttATGCGACTATGGGCTTCCACAATGGACAGCACCGTTAGAGCAGGTGTTAGCTAACTGTAGCCcaagggccaaatccagcctgccacctgtgtttgtaaataaagttttattagaacacggCCATGCTCATGTTTGCATATGGCCTGTGTCTTTTTTCATGCTACAATGGTGGAAGTAAGTAGTTGCAGCAGACACAATATGGCCagcaaaagcctaaaatatttgctgtcttgccctttacagaaaaagtttgcttacCTCTGTTCcagaggattttcttttctttacatcttCTTCATTATGGTCACCCTCATTAAAAGCCTTTGTCAACGTGCCTATTTCCATGCAGCTCTGCTCTGAGCTCCCATGAGCAAAAGCCCACCCTTCCAGTCCCTGCTCTCGCCTATCTCCTCCTTGAGGGGTACCAGCCTGCCctgacccaggtcccaccaggcaCATCCATCCCAGAGGTGTCTACATGTGGAAGCTTTTGTGCCACCTTCTCCATGCCCAAATGCATGGCCTTCTAGGTCCATACTTAGCTGGGTGCTGATAAAGCAAACAGGAATCTTTTCCATCTGCCTTGACCCTCTTCTTATGTTTAGCACAAGGACAAGTCTTTGCAAGAGCTGGTTCTGCCCATTTCTCCACTTTCTTTCTCACGactctttcttcctttgttcttcttgcttcgACTACACTCAACCTCTCTCACTTATAACTGCCAGGCTTGACTTTCCTCTGGGACTTCCTCCAAGCCCTGCTCTCTTCCCGGCTTCTCCCCCGCCTCCACTCCTGCCTGACCAAGCTCCTAGTGCACCTCCAGGCTCAGCTTAAGTGGCACCTGCTCCAGGAAGCCTCTCCAAAACCTAGACCAAAACAGACCATCCTGCTATGGGCCCCTTAGCACCCTATACTTGTCCTACGTATTGCTCACCACACTTATACAATTCCTTAATCACTTACACGTCTGTCTCCCTAGACTGGAAACTCCACAAGGCAGGGAATTTATCTACCCTGTCCACCCATCACTGTATCCCAGCACCCAGTACCACACCCGACTT
This window harbors:
- the LRFN2 gene encoding leucine-rich repeat and fibronectin type-III domain-containing protein 2; the protein is METLLGGLLAFGMAFAVVDACPKYCVCQNLSESLGTLCPSKGLLFVPPDIDRRTVELRLGGNFIIHIGRQDFANMTGLVDLTLSRNTISHIQPFSFLDLESLRSLHLDSNRLPSLGEDTLRGLVNLQHLIVNNNQLGGIADEAFEDFLLTLEDLDLSYNNLHGLPWGSVRRMVNLHQLSLDHNLLDHITEGTFADLQKLARLDLTSNRLQKLPPDPIFAHSQASALTATPFAPPLSFSFGGNPLHCNCELLWLRRLERDDDLETCGSPGGLKGRYFWHVREEEFVCEPPLITQHTHKLLVLEGQAATLKCKAMGDPSPLIHWVAPDDRLVGNSSRTAVYDNGTLDILITTSQDSGAFTCIAANAAGEATATVEVSIVQLPHLSNSTSRTASPKSRLSDITGSSKTSRGGGGSGGGEPPKSPPERAVLVSDVTTTSALVKWSVSKSAPRVKMYQLQYNCSDDEVLIYRMIPASNKAFVVNNLVSGTGYDLCVLAMWDDTATTLTATNIVGCAQFFTKADYPQCQSLHSQILGGTMILVIGGIIVATLLVFIVILMVRYKVCNQEGAGKPAAAVSNMHSQTNGAQPPALGSAPSGDPAPGPPKVVVRHELMDFSAGLARGSDSSSSSSLGMGEAAGLGRGPWRLPPPAPRPKPNLDRLMGAFASLDLKSQRKEELLDSRTPGGRGSGTSARGHPSDREPLLGPPAARARSLLPLPLEGKAKRSHSFDMGDFAAAAAGGVAPGGYSPPRKVSNIWTKRSLSVNGMLLPFEESDLAGARGTFGSSEWVMESTV